The Geotalea uraniireducens Rf4 genome window below encodes:
- the rnpA gene encoding ribonuclease P protein component, with protein sequence MKQFAFPKYERLLKRSEFVQFTNARQRIHTAHFILLWTHTEDSTLKIGITVSRKVGNSVIRNRVKRLVREFYRLNKSRFVMAHYNIIAKKGAEQLDFQRLSRELANVLERLHK encoded by the coding sequence AGCAATTTGCATTTCCAAAGTATGAAAGGTTGTTGAAACGATCGGAGTTTGTGCAATTCACCAATGCACGACAAAGGATTCATACTGCGCATTTCATTTTGCTCTGGACACATACTGAAGATAGTACGCTAAAGATTGGCATAACTGTCAGCCGTAAGGTTGGTAATTCTGTTATACGAAACCGCGTAAAAAGATTGGTGCGAGAGTTCTATAGATTAAACAAGTCACGTTTTGTCATGGCGCATTATAATATCATAGCCAAGAAGGGGGCGGAGCAGCTTGATTTTCAGCGGCTTTCCCGTGAATTGGCTAATGTTCTGGAGCGTCTGCATAAATAA